The following is a genomic window from Nitrospirota bacterium.
TACATTCCTTGTCGGCGTAGCCGCATCCGGCGTAATGCTTGTTCTGCCATACTACCTGCACAATTTCAAACAGTTTGCAAAAATCACGGTGCTCGGCGAGTTTCTGGCTGTATCAGCAGTCATAATGTGTATGCTGTTCATTTTTGTTGATATGGGCCAGCCGATGAGGGTTATGAATGTCTTGCTTTATCCGACTCCGAACTCTGTCATGTTCTGGGATGCAATGGTTTTAAGCGGTTATCTTGCCTTAAATATAATTATCGGATGGGTTGTTCTAAAAAAAAAAAAAAAA
Proteins encoded in this region:
- the nrfD gene encoding polysulfide reductase NrfD — translated: MLEKALSGSKKYWTWIFILLVFIGIGTVNYLRQFQTGLTITGLSRDVSWGLYIGQFTFLVGVAASGVMLVLPYYLHNFKQFAKITVLGEFLAVSAVIMCMLFIFVDMGQPMRVMNVLLYPTPNSVMFWDAMVLSGYLALNIIIGWVVLKKKKK